TtgcgactgagtgcatctgcgactacattggcttttcccggGTGGTAATGAATCTctagatcataatccttgattaattctAGCCATcgacgttgcctcatattcagatcttcctgagtgaaaaagtatttcaggctcttgtgatcagtgtagatatcacacttgttgccaatcaaatagtgcctccaaatcttcaatgcatggacaactgctgctagttcaagatcatgagtaggataacggTTCTCGTGCTCCTTCAGCTGACGGGAAGCATAGGCTATCACTCTTCCACTTTGCATCAAaacacagccaagtccttgacgggatgcatcacaatagaccacgaagtctttgctgatatcaggtagTGCTAGTACAGGAGTAGTGGTAAGCTTTTCTTTCAACTCTTGGAAGCTTTtctcgcactcgggcgtccaatCAAACTCCTCAGTCTTCTTTAGCAGGTTGGTCatcggacgggctatcttggagaaattctcaatgaatcggcgataatatccagccaatcccaagaaacttctgacttctgtcacgtTACGAGGTtgttcccactctttcacagcttctaTCTTTGCCGgatcaactgcaacaccttcagctgtcagtacatgacctaagaatGCAACTTCTTGTAGCCAgaactcgcatttgctgaactttgcataaagctgttGTTGGGCTAACTTCTCAAGCACAgtcctcagatgatgttcatgttcctCAGCAGTGGGTGAGTAGAcgaggatatcatcaatgaatactaccacgaacttatccaagtCATCCATAAATACCttgttcatcatgttcatgaaatatGCAGGGGCATTTGTGAGTCCGAAGGACACCACGGTAAACTCATATTGTCCATATCTAGTCACGAAGGCTGTTTTCGGAATGTCACTCTcccgaatcttcatctgatggtagccagatctgaggtcaatcttggaaaagaactTAGCCCCTctaagctgatcaagcaaatcatcaatccttggcagagggtacttgttcttgatggtgacagCATTCAAGTTccgataatcaatgcacattctcatagagccgtccttcttcttgacaaacaagACAGGAGATCCCCAAGGTGATGCACTGGGTCTGATAAATCCTTTCTCTAgaagctcatcaagctgtttcttgagctcagctagtTCGTCGACTGACATACGGTAAGGCCTCTTGGAAATGGGTCCGGTTCCCggtaaaagatcaatgatgaactctatatCACGGTCCGGTGGCATACCCGGTAgctcttcaggaaacacatcagtATAATCACATACCACGGGCACATCTTGTAACCTCTTCTCTTCTTTCTGGGACTCCATACTTGCTTTTAGGGCACAAAGGATAGAGGTGGTTTTCCCGGATTGGGGCTCACATCTAATggcttggcctgatgggtggacAACTTGGATGTATCTAGGGGAGCAAGATATAATGCTTTGGTGACGGGTTAACCAATCCATCCCtaggatgacatctaggtttgtcgaaggtaacagggttaggtcggctttaaaggttAAACCCTCCATGGTAAGTTTCACTCCCTTGCatatgtgggtgcattttaggtctcctaagggtGAGCTGGTTACGATAGGTTCTCGACGTGGGGTTATAGGTATGCCATGCTCACGTGCAAACtgggatgatatgtatgaacatgtagctccagaatcaaatagaactgatgctgtaatgccattaactaaaaacataccgtagaTAACATctggggcagcctgtgcttcctcggcgtcgagATGGTTCAGAcgtccacgggtagcagatcccttgtaCTGAGATTTCTGTGCAGCAGAGTTCTGCGGGCATTCAGCAGCTctgtgacccggttggccacaagcgaagcaggtgaaaggcttGCCGCCTGCTGGGGTTGGCGCGGCTGCCTTCCGGTCTCCAGTAGCTGGTGCAGTGCGGGTCGGTGCAGTGATATCATATCCATTGCGGGGACGGTAAGAATGATCCCGAGTGTTGCGGTCCTGGGAAGAGCGGTCCCGAGAGTAGCGGTCACGAGAGTAACGATCCTGGGaggggcgggagtatttggtggtgtagcctccgcCACCCCTGCTTGATCCAGGGTTCTCCTCCCGGTTGTAGCGAGAGCGTTCCcgagatggtgcatctctacggaacctcttgcgCTCACGACCACGGTAAGACTCCTCAGGCTTGCGCTTCCTGTCCTTGAACTCTTCCCCGGCTTCAGCGcgatccttctcaatctggatgcaacgATCAACAAGCTCACGCAGGGTGCGACTCTCAATACCCCCAAACTTCAGCTTGACATGCGGGTTGAGCCCCTTGCGAtagtagtacagcttctccttctcagagttcacgaTGTAGGAAGGTGCGTAGCGCAGGAGGTTGGTGAAGCGAGTGGTGTACTCGGCAACCcgatcctttcccatcttgatgttgcggaactcctcagcctttgactccatgatacccttggggaTGTGATACTctgtgaatgcttcggcgaactcattccacgagatgttggcagggtcttcGTGTGCGTCACTgtaactgtcccaccaggcgcgtgctgctcCTGTAAGCTGATGTGCGGCAGCTCCGACACACTCGTCATCGGTGAAAGTGGTGAGGTCCAGCTTCTTCTCtgtctccttgagccagtcatcggccacaagcgggtcagggtcagtgccatcataggtaggtggcctcagTTTCAGGAATCCCTCAAGCTTTCTCTGGAAGTCGTTCTGTGGCACTCCTTGGCGACGGTTTATCCCTTCGGCCAGTGCTGCAAGAAGCTGTGTCTGTTGTGCCATAACCTCAGCCAGAtttggcggtggtggtgggggaAGGTTGTTCTCGTTGCCTCCGGCGTTCTGCTGGACGTCGTCCTCAGCATTCTCCATGACGTTCTCAGCAGGTGGCGGGGTAGCCTCCAGGTTGAAAGGAATCCCTCCCGCTCCACGACCACGGCCACgaccacgtccacggccacggccacgtccACGGCcgcggttgttgccaccacgtcctcCAGCTGGTTCCGAAGAGGGCTCACGTTCACGTTCGCGATTCATGAGGCGAGCTGAGCGACGATTGGACATTCTGCAAGACGGATCATAGGAATGTTCAGTGCTCGTGTAGGTGCTTATAATAATTCAAATATAATTAAGAATGATTtcaacgatttaaagaaaaacatttatgctatccaacattcattacaaagaagcaataagaaccataagatgcaataagatccgaaacattcattacatgggttgtTATTACATAGCGACATCTCCCAGATCTACACATGAAGAttcgcgagaatcgtactacgcaaaACATCTCACATGGGAACAACTCATGGAAGCCACTAACTCATGGTACAAGACTCATGAcacatgaccacgcagggtcatctagtCTAACTCGTAGACTGCGGCGGGAAAACGACTGTTCTCGACCTCGATCTCCTCGTTGGACTTGTGCAAGCGGGACACGTACTGCAGGGCCTCGGCTAACTCCTCAGTAGGtctggctccaggtagggtagggcaagcGTCCAAGTTGAGGCgagtcggtggtaactcgaactCCTCTATTCTAGGTCTCGTCTTGCTGCGAACCTCCTTGGGCAGCTggtcccacatacccttcatctctcggagacgcttcttgtcagacttctgccaagcctgccaagtcctctcgcACTTCTCCTGCAGGTACTccttctgcctgagtgcctcgatcaggtgtcCCTGGTTGCGAacagccttcttcctgaactcttctagctcctgagtcagggtcttgttctgTGATTGGATCTTCAGtgtatcaatccccttggaccccTCCCTGTCTCCTCGACGACTGGACTCAGCCTTCCTGTCGTCTAGGTCTCTCTGCAGTTCTaggaccttgctgtcgaggtagcagtttctGTTGCCAAGGTCAGCTGCCTTGTCCTGTAGGTCAGCAACCTCGGCCCTGTGGGCCTCCTCACggtggttgagctcgtcctgtagctgggcaactgtctcaagtagactggCTTGCACCTGTGCTCCCTGTGAgactcgctcctggtactccaaCAGACGGGCACGGTCCTGACGTGTCttctgctcaagctgggtcaAGTACCTGTCCTGGTCGATAAGGTGTATAGCTGAGGCGCGCAGACaactgtcctcctcggcaaagatcaCTCGACCGACTGCGCcactctgctcactgggggtgAGTGTGTAGTCAAGGGCCTGTGGAAGCagacggaactctgtcgtctttaggtgctGGTAGTGATCCCTCAGTATAGTGCGAAGTGCCTGGTGTGTAACAGCTCGCAGCCCCTCCTCAACAGTGTCCTCTatggtcaactcggtgaaaggTAGGACAGAAGGCAAGGTGGTGCTGGCTGGGAACTTGACTGAGGTGACAACTAGTCCTTCAATTTCACCCTTCTGGTTTGGCTTCCCGGAACAGGTGACCTTGATCTGCTCGTCTGGAACTCCTAGTGTAGCAAGGACTCGGCAGAGGGTTTGTGCGAAACTCCCAAGCTCTCGTAGGTCGAAGGTACGCCTGACGTTGTCGGAAGGTAGTGGTCCTAGAGACGGCCACTCAGCGTTCATTTCCATCTGCAGTTTTTAAGAAAAAGGTGTCAGAAAGTTCAAGGTTAGGTAAGCCTTGCATGTAAAgtaatgcagggtcggtatataaccgaaagaaagGTTGTTttcgtcctattctatcgtccatttctgagggtttcgtcctagggtcaagtatggctctgataccaactgaaacgacctgatttccgcgaagggaaatccacagagtcgaagtgtaataagaccgttgtagatcatattacccaaatttccagtcgaataccatatccatacaacgataattcagagtacaaatagtgcggaattacttaaattattacatcgccacattggcggaatcaaaagtagcattcatccagaaCAGCTTTGAAGAAAGGATCGCCAACTCGAGCGcagaacgaacccctcaaccgtccgACTCCTCAGAGCTAAACTCTCCAGCAGAACCTGTGCGCCAAaaattatcagtacgatttgtactggccactcccaccctatgagcattgctttgtggtaatTGGATGCAATATGGATATACAAAAGGAACCTGTAAGGCTGGGGTTTTCCTATGCAAAtgtatatcaagtatataataataaattgtccagttttaacaccattccactCCCATAACCACCCCAAATCCATCCGGAGCCAGGTTCCGATCCTGGGATCCATCACACCACCATCTTCACACcattaccataccatcgctcagtcgataggccgactccctctcggcactatctcatggcccatagcccctggctatggcCGAACACTTTCTCacagggggaagaagagaaggactcatctcactatccaGAGACCGCAGTaaccaggaaaggtccatagctgacaagtcagcatatgtatcgatcgatcaaccataacactctgcagaggttgtacacacCCACAGGAtcgccatcctcgacggtgccccgtctaggctgataccggccgcttgctagcctagggcaatgccaccctacctctcagccctggaacaccCCAAGTATAGTCTGGAGTGGCTGATACTGTGAATCGCAGACAgtgccggggccctccggatgtcaaggaGCCGGTTCCACAAGGtctcctgaagtctcggaagggtgtggggggaatccgCGCGCCCCGTACCTTCCTTGCACACgctcgcctagcagtagtggcattgcctACCAAGTAGCCAACCGTCGCGACACCATATAGCGCAGGTGGGATGTACGGGCTTCCCAGTGTATGCGGTACTAGTCAAGTCCTTAGgtattgaccaagccagaatatctCCCACAAGGGTTCcgattaccgtgccaccacagcacctccatcctgggctccacctTTCCGAGgctcacacccaggaccacctccaagtaccatttacccgccacaggtaatccatatccaagtgcccaggtagcaccacatggcaagactcgccccaggctcatcgtacattccagctcggtcgacacaaccctcactctccacgcacccaaggcacacacgcagcacgctcactcACCACCAAGTCTGGCACCCAGTGCCAAACCCTCccaggggttcaccaccagcatcacatccccgatataacgCCAAGTGGAGTAAATAATAAGtaagtggtgtaatatgcaagcaagcaggcaagtaagcatatgtaagtgagcgaaatgcgcaaagcagggtgagcaggggtaaggttgcgtcaaggtaaaggccatcaagtaaagcatactaccatgcaagcccTATCACAGTGCACCATCTTTGcagaaagtaaagcaatagcagttctatgttagccatgcgtaataggtgctacgagattgggtgggatgtggcacctccGGTGgtgtcgtctccgtactcctcacggtactcccTGTCCTCGTCAGTCTGATTCCCCTCCGACTCTGCAAAAGATCGATTTATAGCCGCGTTAGCGACCCCTATAGATTAGCACAAAGAAgcgatgaaaattcaaaagagccaaatgcactcaaacaagggttcattgcgtaaagctcgattttagatgaattttggttctTGTCTCACATTTTTCGGAGTTCgcatgaattagttatgaatttccgaagtttattCTATTtcctgaaaaagaaaaagggtcgatTATTCTGGTGCTGACACGTGGCAGTCCGTGGTGGCGCCACGTAgccttgctgacgtcagcatgacgtcagcacaCGGTGCTCGGCTGACAAATGGGCCccactgacgtgtgggcccggtcaacggtcagcggtcaacggtcaacggtcaacggtcaacggatgACGTCAGCGATGACGTCAGCATCCGGTGTTGTGtgtctgacatgtgggccccactgCTGACGTCCGCATGCCGTCAGCAGTGACGTCATCCAGGGCGTGAGAGCCCTCTGACGGGTGGGACCAGCCCACTGTATCACTGACATGCGGGGCCAGGCGATCTGTGAGTCTGTCTAGTGGGTCAGGTGAAACAGtgtcgctgacatgcggggccagcAGCGCATCTCGGTGACAGGTGGGTCCGCGACCCTGTGCCTCTGACCAGTGGGGCCAGGAGGTCAGTCGGCTGACTCAGCCGCCCGACGCACGGGGTCGGTCCACGGTGGTCCCCGAGCCATTGGGCCCGCGTGTCAGTGTGTGTACgccggtggaccaagtccacagAGGCGGCTGGCAAGGGGGGCTTCCCCTTCCGTCGCTCCCCGGCGGGATCCCGCCGGCGGCGAACTCCGCGGCGAGCCTTCCGGCTGCGCCGATCCTCGATTAAACTGTGCTTTCGGTGCTGCGTGACCTCGTGAAGTGATTGGCGCAAGAATCGTGACGGACCGCGCGGCGTAGCGgcttggccacggtggtcggcggcTCGCCGGCGGTGGTGCTCGTGAAAACCGGACAAGGCGAAGTGTTGTGGTGCAATTTTCTTAGGGAGAGGCTTCCCCGAGCTCGGGCGAGCGTAGCAGTGCACACAAGGCGGCGGATTCGGCGCCTCAGAGGgccggccatggtggcggcgACTCGGCGGCGCCGGTGAGCGTGTCCGTGATGATTGTGGCGGTGTAGCGGTGCGATTCGGCTGTGCTTCGGGTGCGCGAAGATGTGGCGGTGCTTGTGGGCGCATCAGCGAGGCCACGGGAGCAACCGAGTGCTCCGGCCGCGGTAACCGTGTCATGGCGGCGCGGCGCGACCTCGCCGGCGACATGACGTTCATGCAACGGTGCTCCAGTGTAGTTCCAGGTGAGCAAGGGTGCGCGTGGCGTGTTCCAGTGCAAGGCGGACCTCTCCGAGGTGAAAACGGCGGCTACACGGCGCGGTGGCGTGAGTTCGGGCTCGCCATGGCCGTGCGGTGTCCATGGCGCGTGCGTGCTCGACGTCGGTTCACAAAGCGGCCGGCGGTGCTCACCGGCTTGCCAAAGTAGGGCAAGCGCGGGGCGCTGCTCGGGGTTTTCTTCACCGCGGCAAGTATGGCCGCGGCGATTACTATCCTAGCGTGAAAACCTACGGCGTGGTCGGCGGCGAGCTCTCCGGCGGTGAGGTGGGTGGAAACTCACCGGGAGGTGCTCGGTGCAGGCTTGGCGAGGCGTGCGGCGAAGAAGAAGGGCCGGGACGGTGGTTCTCGCCTCCTCCTCGCTCCCTGGTACAGCGCAGCAGCGGCTCCGGCGTGCctccggcagcggcagcggcgctcCCAGCTCCGGCGTCCGTGCCAGCAGCGGCTCCTCCTCCTTCCACTCCTTTCCACGGCCCTCGGTGGTGCGGTTCCGCCAACGGCGGCGGCGAATGGGATGAGAAGAGAAGGAGGGGGGCGGTGGTTGCTTATATAGCCGAGCTCGaaggtcggcaatggcggacggcgatcgaGCGGTGCCTACGGCTCGGGCTTGATCGGGCGGTCCCCGATTGCGTGCGAGGGCGGGTCCACGCTCAGTGAGGGGGCTAGGTGAGGTCGGGTGGGCATAAGGCGACCGAGGTCGAGGAGGAAAACGACGGGGGAACAACGGGCGCCTCGCGGCCGTGGGCAGTTCACGCCGCGGGCGTGCTCCTGTCAGAGGGTGTCGGGCGCGGCGGTGGCGCATCCTGGCCGTCGCGCTGGCGGGCGGGCCGGATCGGATGGCCAGGAACGCTGCCTTGCCGCCCCCGCTTCCTCCTCTGCTCTGCCACGGTGGAAAGCAGAGCTCGCGTGGGGGGGGGGGACCGGAGGTCGGGGATGACAGGCGGGCCCCGCCGGTCAGCTGCTGTGGCGCGGGCATGTGGCTGACAGACCGGCCGTGCGGGTGCGGGGCGCGCGCGCGTGGACGGGCCGCGGTGCTGGGCTGGCGCGCTGGCTTGGGCCGAGCAGGCCACTGGGCTGCGAGGCCTGGtcctcttttcctttttctttttattctctCATCTGTTTTTCAATTCCAAATTCAAATGGCATTTGAATCTGAATCTGGTTCAAGTTTGCTGATGCGGTTCAAAATATACTTGTATCTCCCACTTACTTATGTGGTGTCTAGAAATAAAATTATAATTTATTATAATTTATTTTTACTTGGTTGTTTTCATTTAGCAACACATAAATCAAGGTAAAATCCAACTCATActttaaaatgcatgcatggGATAACAATATTATTTGCAATAATATTTCATTCCTAAGATTCTCTCTAGCAAGGTTAAATCAAGTTTAACAATTATTATATGTGATTAAACTTTAGCACATGTTGCAAAAGATACTATTTAATCTAGGTGCAAGTTGATTATATATAAATGCACATGCCACTCATCACTCAGGGGATAGTTTAGGAAAAATTTTGAAAGTCggtatttttgggttgttacacaaaCAACCGGAGACGACAACGACAACGACGTTGACGAAGAAGTAGCTCTCCCCGGGGTCGGCGGCGAGGTAAATGCGCTCGGAGGCGACTTGCAAGTAGTGGATGCCCGCCGTGGCCGCGAGCGTCACCCAGGCCAGGGCGTCGACGGCGCCGGTGGGCCAGCGGCCCGTCGTTGTCGTCCTCCCCGTCAGCAGCTTGTGCAGCGGCGGCGCCGCCAGCGCCACGGCCGCGATGCACCATATCTCCCCGTGCAGCAGGGCGCTCACCGCTCAGCTCTGCGGCCGCCGCGTCGGTCAGCGCCACGCATGGGGGGAGTAGCCACGTCAACTGCATGCGTGCAAGTGCACGCACGTATATATATGGTGACGAGGAGGGCATGCAGTGCAGCACTGACGAATTTATGCATGATGAATGTACTGCTCTACCTTGGTGCAGGGGGTGCCGTCGGCGATGAGTATGGCGACGACGAAGGCGAGTGCGTGGACGAGGGCCCACAGGCAGACCGTGAGTAGGagagtcttcttcttcttgttgttgatcttgttgTCGTCGGCGTCTGCCGGCAAGACGGCGGCCACCGGAGGAGGAGAAGCAGGCGGCGGCTCTTTCACTTCCACGACCACGGCTGCTGCCGGCCGCAGAGGACGCTGCGGTGGCTTGATCTTCTGCTCGACGACGTCGTGCATGGCCGGCAGCGGAGGCAACACCTCCTCCTTGTCGTCCTTGGACACTGGGAGCGAAGCAGCTGCGGCAGCCGCAGCCAGCTTGTTGCTCACCTGGTAGTCGGCCATGGTCACCGCTCTTGCTGCTTGTTGTCGATCGTTCACCCTGCATGCAGCCGGACACGTGAGGACCGGCGGGAGTTTTCAGAGGGACGACGGCCGGGACGGaaaatgatgcatgcatgcaaagcCGGAAGGGAAGGGACTCACCGGCGGCTGCAGGGCCGCGACTAGCTCGATCGGAGGCGCCTTTCGTTGCTTGGAATATAGATCGCCGGAATCGACTGCTGCttcaagaatcaagatgaagcacTGTGGCTGCTATGGCCTTACACTGGTCGACACGCGTAGTACGCGTCGGTGCGAGACGAACGCCAGTATGATCCATCACTTTCCCTGCTAGCCGAGCAGCCCGAGCTAGGTATAACTAAGCTGGCTCCAAGTGCAATCCTGAAATCTCAAGTAAATCCCTTACTACTTTGCATTATATGAATTGTTACTGTGTCTACCTGCTCTTCTTCCATTATTCATGCATCAGCTAGCATTACAAGTTCGCCCTTGCATGCCTGGCCGGTTTGCAGAGAGCAAAGCAAAAAGCACCTACGTATACGCATTCAACTTTTTTGTTGTGATAGCATATTTACACTTTTTATCTTTTCTCTCTCCATTCACTTCAATTTTCAGAGAGAAAATTGCACGCTTTTTCCTGTACTACTTTGCATTTCTGCTTGTAATTTGGTATATATGTACGTATGAATACAATATACTGTAATTAATCTAATTTAATCAATCTATAGTTTAATTTCCTCCAAAAAATTATAACTGGAGTAGTATGTAGGATCGGAGCTACCACATCCAACTTGTTACTAACTACTATATGTGTTACCATGCATGCACCTTACCCAGCCACGAAGGCACGAAGCATTTGCCAACTAgtaacatgcatgcatgtgcagtGCAATTCATACAGTGTATGCTCTGTGCTCAACCATCTCCATCTTTG
The nucleotide sequence above comes from Miscanthus floridulus cultivar M001 chromosome 18, ASM1932011v1, whole genome shotgun sequence. Encoded proteins:
- the LOC136522972 gene encoding uncharacterized protein, translated to MADYQVSNKLAAAAAAASLPVSKDDKEEVLPPLPAMHDVVEQKIKPPQRPLRPAAAVVVEVKEPPPASPPPVAAVLPADADDNKINNKKKKTLLLTVCLWALVHALAFVVAILIADGTPCTKLTWLLPPCVALTDAAAAELSGERPAARGDMVHRGRGAGGAAAAQAADGEDDNDGPLAHRRRRRPGLGDARGHGGHPLLASRLRAHLPRRRPRGELLLRQRRCRCRLRVGGESD